From a single Rhodococcus qingshengii JCM 15477 genomic region:
- a CDS encoding PIG-L deacetylase family protein produces the protein MVNSKLFAQKPVDDGGTPESTWREWGRSFPELDLTGCSRLIIVAPHPDDEILGLGGTALLAILSGISVQVVSVTDGGASHPDSPTVTQPEMERRRRSESDRAARVLGIPTPVRLSIPDGKTGENRQELTDRLSSILGDSSADTWCASTWRGDGHPDHEATGDAAARACADTGSRLIEYPIWAWHWAAPDHAAVPWERARKVTLPSDVQAAKSAATNEFTSQIAPLSDHPADAPILPRHAMERLLRPYETVFV, from the coding sequence GTGGTGAACTCGAAACTGTTCGCGCAGAAACCTGTCGACGACGGCGGTACTCCCGAATCGACATGGCGGGAGTGGGGAAGAAGTTTTCCGGAACTGGATCTCACCGGATGCTCACGATTGATCATCGTCGCTCCCCATCCCGACGACGAAATACTCGGTCTGGGCGGAACCGCTCTTCTGGCAATACTTTCCGGCATCAGTGTTCAGGTCGTATCTGTCACCGACGGCGGAGCTTCGCATCCCGATTCACCGACCGTGACTCAGCCCGAGATGGAACGCCGTCGACGGTCCGAGTCGGATCGGGCAGCGCGTGTCCTCGGAATTCCCACACCGGTTCGATTGAGCATCCCGGACGGAAAGACCGGCGAGAACCGACAGGAGTTGACCGACCGCCTCAGCTCGATTCTCGGTGATTCCTCGGCGGATACCTGGTGCGCCTCCACGTGGCGCGGGGACGGCCACCCGGACCACGAAGCCACCGGAGACGCGGCGGCGAGGGCGTGCGCGGACACTGGATCGCGCTTGATCGAGTATCCCATCTGGGCGTGGCATTGGGCCGCGCCGGATCATGCGGCAGTCCCGTGGGAAAGAGCACGAAAGGTGACCTTGCCCTCCGACGTTCAGGCTGCGAAATCTGCTGCCACCAATGAGTTCACTTCACAGATCGCTCCGCTTTCCGATCATCCCGCGGATGCACCCATCCTCCCCCGCCACGCGATGGAACGACTACTGAGGCCGTACGAGACGGTGTTCGTATGA
- a CDS encoding class I SAM-dependent DNA methyltransferase, translating into MSDRELPADYFAKMYAAQSDPWDFESRWYEQRKYALSVAMLPKPRYRRAFEPGCSIGVLTEKLSERCDSVLATDIVPTALESARARLTGHDSEFRLWALGDDWSDETFDLVVISEVGYYLTFEKLIEAMLQVVEHLEPGGTLLCAHWRHVVPEYPQNGDAVHSAVRQTPGLAQFASYQDEDVLIDVFVKGPPSPPSVARSEGLIQ; encoded by the coding sequence ATGAGCGATCGTGAACTCCCCGCGGATTACTTCGCCAAGATGTATGCCGCACAGTCCGACCCATGGGATTTCGAATCCCGCTGGTACGAGCAGCGGAAGTACGCACTCAGTGTCGCTATGCTCCCGAAACCTCGATACCGTCGCGCATTCGAACCGGGGTGCTCGATCGGGGTTCTCACCGAGAAGTTGTCCGAGCGCTGCGACAGCGTTCTCGCCACCGACATCGTCCCGACCGCACTCGAGAGCGCTCGAGCGAGGCTTACCGGACATGACTCCGAATTTCGGCTCTGGGCGTTGGGTGACGACTGGTCCGACGAAACCTTCGACCTCGTCGTCATCAGCGAAGTCGGCTACTACCTGACCTTCGAAAAGCTCATCGAGGCAATGCTGCAGGTCGTCGAGCATCTCGAGCCTGGCGGAACGCTGCTGTGCGCCCATTGGCGTCACGTCGTACCGGAGTATCCGCAAAACGGTGACGCTGTTCATTCGGCTGTGCGCCAGACCCCGGGGTTGGCGCAGTTCGCGTCGTACCAGGACGAGGACGTGCTGATCGATGTCTTCGTGAAGGGTCCGCCGTCACCACCGTCGGTAGCTCGTTCCGAAGGTCTGATCCAGTAG
- a CDS encoding glycosyltransferase, which translates to MPIDQVLVVVPAHNEAEDLPNCLRALATAASACVVPVRVVAVLDNCSDGTAGVIPDGVEVLRVEHQNVGRSRATGFSAFGSDLGASAWFATTDADSVVGPTWIARQLEYARTADVVAGTVRIADWEGHPHSVRERYERMYHAHPYGRHGHVHGANLGVRADMYWDVGGFCDLEEDEDVDLVRRLSEAGACIAWAEDIAVTTSARLDGRTPGGFAGHIRNLGGTTADSEEAELAR; encoded by the coding sequence GTGCCAATCGACCAGGTTCTTGTCGTAGTTCCCGCCCACAACGAAGCCGAAGACCTCCCCAATTGCCTTCGTGCACTCGCAACAGCGGCGTCTGCTTGCGTTGTCCCCGTCCGAGTGGTTGCCGTCCTCGACAACTGTTCGGACGGAACCGCGGGGGTCATCCCCGACGGGGTGGAAGTACTCCGCGTCGAGCATCAGAACGTCGGCCGTTCGCGAGCGACGGGTTTCTCTGCGTTCGGCTCGGATTTGGGGGCCTCAGCGTGGTTCGCCACGACCGATGCCGATTCGGTGGTCGGCCCCACCTGGATTGCGCGCCAATTGGAGTATGCGCGTACTGCGGACGTCGTCGCGGGCACCGTTCGCATCGCGGACTGGGAAGGCCATCCGCACTCCGTTCGCGAACGGTACGAACGTATGTACCACGCACATCCCTATGGTCGACACGGTCACGTCCACGGTGCCAACCTCGGTGTCCGCGCCGATATGTACTGGGACGTCGGAGGATTCTGCGATCTCGAAGAAGACGAGGATGTCGATCTCGTCCGGCGGTTGAGCGAGGCCGGTGCCTGTATCGCGTGGGCAGAGGACATTGCGGTCACCACGTCTGCGCGTCTCGACGGCCGAACTCCGGGCGGCTTTGCCGGACATATCCGTAACCTGGGTGGTACGACCGCCGATAGCGAAGAAGCGGAGCTGGCACGATGA
- a CDS encoding APC family permease, which yields MSALTEAIARSFTTREKQPPARSPLRALGRRQLSGAEVLAQSVATTAPAVSMVVLPVTMLTHGRLLSGMITIIAATVLVTLIAFCVSQFTRRMAASGGLHSFVFRGLGTRAALTTGIAMLVKYVGSAVMTLYHGGQAAIALLGFAGVHVDKTFHVIALYLGIALLILGALVRSVRFAALAILVVESCSLLFIVGLMILGGSGSQQAQIVPPTSGHGLLLTALAAVFALAGFESAAFFGPEARRPLVTVTRTVLLTPIICGSLFIFAGWAAWSGRSDTLVNAYLHGTATGVSPGVVIALNVGLGCSWLASSMASSNAASRLVYSFGVERLLPRRFASVHSAFRTPYFALTTVVCTVLLGGGTFAVLGRGEIFDDVRLTVRGAVIVAYALTAIASVVFLTRIGEHTPGVLAAASCGSGAGAIVLGYLVYANTIDHAYVAPIAVLVILTSGTLWQFYLRRRSPKSLLHVGAFDSPETEDVLPGAGVFATDAAGNIVLVGEPTAGAR from the coding sequence ATGTCCGCTCTCACCGAAGCCATCGCGCGGTCCTTCACCACGCGCGAGAAGCAGCCCCCGGCGCGATCACCGCTGCGGGCGTTGGGCCGTCGGCAACTCTCGGGCGCCGAAGTGCTGGCCCAGTCGGTGGCAACCACTGCCCCTGCTGTGTCGATGGTCGTTCTGCCCGTCACCATGCTGACACACGGCCGATTGTTGAGCGGGATGATCACCATCATCGCGGCCACCGTGCTGGTGACGCTCATAGCCTTCTGCGTTTCGCAGTTCACTCGCCGAATGGCTGCGTCGGGCGGATTGCACAGCTTCGTCTTTCGTGGCCTGGGCACCCGGGCAGCATTGACCACCGGCATCGCCATGCTGGTCAAGTACGTCGGCAGCGCGGTGATGACGCTCTATCACGGCGGACAGGCCGCAATCGCATTGCTCGGCTTCGCGGGTGTGCACGTGGACAAGACTTTTCACGTCATCGCGCTCTATCTGGGGATAGCCTTGCTGATTCTCGGCGCTCTCGTGCGAAGTGTCAGATTTGCCGCGCTCGCGATCCTCGTCGTCGAAAGCTGTTCACTTCTGTTCATCGTCGGGCTCATGATCCTGGGCGGTTCCGGAAGTCAACAAGCACAGATCGTTCCACCCACCTCCGGCCACGGGTTGTTACTCACCGCCCTGGCTGCCGTGTTCGCTCTCGCCGGATTCGAGAGCGCGGCCTTCTTCGGCCCCGAGGCCCGTCGTCCGCTGGTAACCGTCACCCGCACAGTCCTTCTCACTCCGATCATCTGTGGATCGCTCTTCATCTTCGCGGGCTGGGCCGCTTGGTCCGGGCGCAGTGACACCCTCGTCAACGCCTATCTCCACGGAACGGCGACGGGCGTGAGCCCCGGTGTCGTGATCGCGCTCAACGTCGGTCTGGGGTGCTCGTGGCTGGCGTCCTCGATGGCGTCGTCCAATGCTGCGTCACGCCTGGTCTATTCGTTCGGTGTCGAGCGCCTACTCCCCCGCCGGTTCGCCTCGGTTCACAGTGCCTTCCGTACGCCCTACTTCGCATTGACTACCGTGGTCTGCACCGTCCTGCTGGGCGGCGGAACCTTTGCCGTTCTCGGGCGCGGAGAAATCTTCGACGACGTTCGACTGACTGTTCGCGGCGCCGTCATCGTGGCCTATGCACTGACGGCTATCGCATCCGTTGTCTTCCTGACACGGATCGGCGAGCACACTCCCGGCGTTCTCGCGGCCGCGTCGTGTGGCAGTGGTGCCGGAGCGATAGTCCTCGGTTACCTGGTTTATGCCAACACGATCGACCACGCGTACGTTGCACCGATCGCCGTACTCGTGATCCTGACTTCGGGCACACTCTGGCAGTTCTACCTGCGACGCCGAAGCCCCAAAAGTCTGCTGCACGTCGGAGCTTTCGACAGTCCCGAAACCGAGGACGTACTACCAGGAGCTGGGGTGTTCGCCACCGACGCAGCCGGAAACATCGTGCTGGTGGGCGAGCCGACTGCCGGCGCCCGCTGA
- a CDS encoding Rid family hydrolase, protein MKSRSTKVLAAAFAATTLLGFATACSSDEADAETTSSSFVSKSILEAGQANPMIAQGVAIGGDTAIYKTSGIGPSAGNKAAPEGSPESYIDGQFSGGVLPTGVTVTEAQGINVLKKIRDNLEAQGLSLEDVVTMRVFLDNAPGSDKADYTGWNRAYRQFFANTNLDTGDTELVPMGTAEPIAPIERNSARPTRFALEVAGLPVAGWLVEVEVDAVYPDGKEPA, encoded by the coding sequence ATGAAATCTCGCAGCACCAAGGTCCTTGCAGCGGCATTCGCCGCCACCACGCTACTGGGCTTCGCCACTGCCTGCTCGTCTGACGAGGCGGACGCCGAGACCACATCGAGTTCGTTCGTCTCGAAATCGATTCTCGAAGCGGGGCAGGCAAACCCGATGATCGCTCAGGGCGTCGCGATCGGCGGCGACACCGCAATCTACAAGACCAGCGGCATCGGTCCGTCGGCAGGAAACAAGGCGGCGCCGGAAGGTTCGCCGGAGTCGTACATCGACGGTCAGTTCTCCGGCGGTGTTCTGCCGACCGGTGTCACCGTCACCGAGGCGCAGGGCATCAATGTACTCAAGAAGATCCGCGACAACCTCGAAGCTCAGGGATTGAGTCTCGAAGACGTCGTGACGATGCGCGTCTTCCTCGACAACGCGCCGGGATCGGACAAGGCCGACTACACCGGATGGAATCGCGCGTACCGGCAGTTCTTCGCCAACACCAATCTCGACACGGGTGACACCGAGTTGGTGCCGATGGGCACGGCCGAGCCGATCGCTCCGATCGAGCGAAACAGCGCCCGGCCCACCCGCTTCGCCCTCGAGGTTGCCGGACTGCCCGTTGCCGGTTGGCTCGTCGAGGTAGAGGTCGATGCGGTGTACCCCGACGGCAAGGAACCCGCCTGA
- a CDS encoding flavin monoamine oxidase family protein, which yields MRSLGITGGAGLALGAMSSIGLAPAVASTPRRFQAPAAGDLIGKVKGNHSVVILGGGPSGLCSAYELQKAGYKVTVLEARNRPGGRVWSIRNGTEETDLNGETQTCTFSEGHFYNLGATRIPQNHNTIDYCRELGVELQMFGNQNANTFVNYTGNKPLANQSITYRAAKADTYGYMSELLQKATNQGALDQVLSKEDKEALSSFLTDFGDLSSDGRYVGSSRRGHSAEPGAGLNFGTEIEPFGMSDVIQGGIGRAFSFEFGYDQAMTMMTPVGGMDRIYYKFQDAIGMDNIEFGAEVSGMKNVPEGVTVDYVVDGKSKSITADYAICTIPPHLIKRLNNNLPSDILLALDAAKPSSSGKLGIEYSRRWWETEDRIYGGASNTDRDISQIMFPYDHYNSDRGVVVAYYSSGKRQQAFESLTHRQRLAKAIAEGAEIHGDKYTRDISSSFSGSWRRTKYSESAWASWAGAGDSHGGMATPEYTKLLEPVDRIYFAGDHLSNAIAWQHGAFTSAQDVVTHLHQRVAQTA from the coding sequence ATGCGCAGCCTGGGAATCACCGGCGGCGCCGGCCTGGCACTCGGTGCTATGTCGTCCATCGGCCTGGCGCCGGCAGTGGCGTCGACGCCGAGGCGATTTCAGGCACCTGCTGCGGGTGACCTGATCGGAAAGGTCAAGGGAAATCACTCCGTCGTGATCCTCGGCGGCGGACCGTCCGGGCTGTGCTCTGCCTACGAACTGCAGAAGGCCGGATACAAGGTCACCGTCCTCGAAGCACGCAACCGCCCGGGTGGTCGGGTGTGGTCGATCCGCAACGGCACCGAAGAAACCGACCTGAACGGTGAGACACAGACCTGTACGTTCTCGGAAGGGCACTTCTACAACCTCGGTGCGACGCGTATTCCGCAAAATCACAACACCATCGACTACTGCCGCGAACTGGGCGTCGAACTGCAGATGTTCGGAAACCAGAACGCGAACACCTTCGTCAACTACACCGGCAACAAGCCGCTGGCGAATCAGTCGATCACCTACCGAGCAGCCAAAGCCGACACCTACGGATACATGTCCGAGCTGCTGCAGAAGGCCACCAATCAGGGCGCTCTCGACCAGGTCTTGAGCAAGGAAGACAAAGAAGCACTCTCGTCCTTCCTCACCGACTTCGGTGATCTCTCCAGCGACGGCCGCTACGTCGGATCCTCGCGTCGAGGGCACTCCGCGGAGCCGGGCGCCGGCCTCAACTTCGGAACCGAGATCGAACCATTCGGGATGAGCGATGTCATCCAGGGCGGCATCGGGCGTGCATTCTCCTTCGAGTTCGGTTACGACCAGGCCATGACGATGATGACCCCCGTCGGTGGCATGGACCGGATCTACTACAAGTTCCAGGACGCGATCGGGATGGACAACATCGAGTTCGGCGCCGAGGTCAGCGGCATGAAGAACGTGCCGGAAGGCGTCACCGTCGACTACGTCGTCGACGGCAAATCCAAGTCGATCACCGCCGACTACGCAATCTGCACGATCCCACCGCACCTGATCAAGCGGCTGAACAACAACCTGCCCTCCGACATCCTGCTCGCGTTGGATGCAGCCAAGCCGTCGTCGTCGGGCAAGCTCGGTATCGAATACTCGCGTCGGTGGTGGGAGACCGAGGACCGCATCTACGGTGGCGCGTCCAACACCGACCGCGACATCTCCCAGATCATGTTCCCCTACGATCACTACAACTCCGACCGCGGCGTCGTCGTCGCGTACTACAGCTCGGGTAAGCGTCAACAGGCTTTCGAATCGCTCACCCACCGTCAGCGGCTGGCAAAGGCCATCGCCGAAGGCGCAGAAATCCACGGCGACAAATACACTCGCGACATCTCGTCGTCCTTCTCCGGAAGCTGGCGTCGCACCAAGTATTCGGAATCCGCCTGGGCATCATGGGCCGGCGCGGGAGATTCCCACGGCGGCATGGCAACTCCCGAGTACACCAAGCTGCTCGAACCCGTCGACCGGATCTACTTCGCCGGCGATCACCTCTCCAACGCCATCGCCTGGCAGCACGGGGCCTTCACGTCCGCGCAGGACGTCGTGACCCACCTGCATCAGCGTGTTGCGCAAACTGCCTGA
- a CDS encoding GAF and ANTAR domain-containing protein, with the protein MTGNADTPQGAAAFASAADSLDTLAEAIAGLRSTLNTDAHLDSMLQRLAETAVKALPDADAVSVTVLSADGPRTAASTADYLSAIDDAQHSADRGPCVDAARTMSSVRSKVGDHDDKWPEFTAEARKQGVRSYLSVPLTMGEGSTELLGAFNVYGFASTEFKPFDEELMKLFTAGAGAAIADSRRWRRAHEHIEQLHCAMESRAEIEQAKGVLIAIHGIDADEAFSRLVQQSQHTNVKLHEVARMLVDSVRHRRF; encoded by the coding sequence ATGACAGGCAATGCGGACACCCCACAGGGAGCCGCGGCGTTTGCTTCCGCAGCAGATTCGCTCGACACCCTCGCCGAAGCGATTGCCGGACTCCGGTCCACTCTGAACACGGACGCGCATCTCGACTCCATGCTCCAACGTCTGGCCGAGACGGCGGTCAAAGCGCTGCCGGATGCCGATGCTGTCAGCGTGACGGTGCTGTCCGCCGATGGCCCACGAACTGCTGCATCTACCGCGGACTACCTTTCCGCGATAGACGATGCCCAGCATTCCGCCGATCGTGGTCCGTGCGTTGACGCCGCGCGCACCATGTCGTCGGTTCGGTCGAAGGTGGGTGATCACGACGACAAATGGCCGGAATTCACCGCCGAGGCCCGGAAACAAGGTGTCCGGTCCTACTTGTCCGTGCCGCTCACCATGGGCGAAGGAAGCACCGAACTTCTCGGCGCGTTCAACGTCTACGGATTCGCCTCGACAGAGTTCAAGCCCTTCGACGAAGAGTTGATGAAATTGTTCACCGCCGGTGCGGGCGCGGCGATCGCAGATTCACGACGCTGGCGTCGGGCACACGAGCACATCGAACAGTTGCACTGCGCCATGGAATCTCGTGCCGAGATCGAACAAGCCAAGGGCGTGCTGATCGCCATCCACGGCATCGACGCCGACGAAGCATTCAGCCGGCTCGTTCAGCAATCGCAGCACACCAACGTGAAACTGCACGAGGTGGCCCGGATGCTCGTCGATTCGGTGCGCCACCGCCGGTTCTGA
- the tatA gene encoding Sec-independent protein translocase subunit TatA: MGALSPTHWAIVAVVLVVLFGSKKLPDAARGLGRSMRILKSEVGELQSDTDLALEQRD; encoded by the coding sequence ATGGGCGCGCTCAGCCCGACTCACTGGGCGATCGTCGCAGTAGTGCTCGTGGTGCTGTTCGGTTCGAAGAAGCTGCCCGACGCGGCCCGGGGCCTCGGCAGGTCGATGCGGATCCTGAAGTCCGAAGTCGGTGAACTGCAGTCGGATACGGACCTCGCGTTGGAGCAGCGAGACTGA